In Bryobacteraceae bacterium, the following proteins share a genomic window:
- a CDS encoding protein kinase yields MIGQTLRHYRIDSKLGEGGMSAVYLATDTHLDRPVALKVLPPATVANPDRKKRFMQEARTASALRHPNIVTIYDIDSARLDGEDVHFIAMEYVAGQTLDRKLAGRGLKLEEALQIAIQIAAGLAAAHSAGVIHRDLKPANVICADDGSVKILDFGLARFDPVLGVDAHGATESITADLTEEGTILGTVAYMSPEQAEGKKLDTRSDVFSFGSVLYELLTGKQAFAGSTKVSSLSAVLLKEPAPVTAGMPNLPPELERLLARCLRKDPARRWQSMADVRVALEEVLEDVQSGAAAAARASTGVSKAWKWALPAVLAAGALLGALGAWRLAPQSTLTYQRLTFQRGAVYTARFAPGAAVVYSAGWDGGPPMLYSVQPGSRDSRQFDLPPAKVYSISSKGEMALLLGTDLAGAPSTLARAPYSGGVPREVLENVVAAAWGPDGEALAVARRYEGKFRVEYPVGSVILERQQTLGAPYVQPSPDGSKLALTDYSAEVGDFSVLLAEGGTPEGVRTLSTGWRAVGGMAWSPAGDEVWFSAMRLGEEPAIWAVTLSGQERLIGQVSGWPLLHDVNAGGDALVSVVNSRVGILTNIPGPAGGASGEMGWQDASFIYDLSADAGTALFVELSYGEGRNSAIYLRKTDRSPAVRLGFGNRPALSPDGKQVACIRWEGKSSRLLLLPTGAGEPTLFDAEGIHHQAVEWFPDGKRILYSGDMPGTPIRSWMRDVSGGAPVPVGEAGERAMRITPDGRSLLVLRDGKYSIRAVEGGPARAVAGLEPGETPMRWTPDGRALIVRAGGGTSVELLRVDLVSGRRETVHRLKAPDAGAAFLSGFAVTPDGKWYAASYQRDVATLYLMKGLH; encoded by the coding sequence ATGATCGGTCAGACCCTACGGCACTACCGGATCGACTCGAAGCTCGGCGAAGGCGGCATGAGCGCCGTCTATCTCGCCACGGACACGCATCTCGACCGGCCAGTGGCGCTGAAGGTCCTTCCGCCCGCCACCGTCGCGAATCCGGACCGTAAGAAACGGTTCATGCAGGAAGCGCGCACTGCTTCCGCGCTCCGGCATCCCAACATCGTCACCATCTACGACATCGACTCGGCGCGGCTCGACGGCGAAGACGTTCACTTCATCGCCATGGAGTACGTGGCGGGCCAGACGCTCGACCGGAAGCTCGCCGGACGCGGTCTGAAACTCGAAGAGGCTCTTCAGATCGCCATCCAGATCGCCGCGGGGCTTGCCGCCGCGCACTCGGCCGGCGTGATCCATCGCGACCTGAAGCCCGCCAACGTCATCTGCGCCGATGACGGCAGCGTCAAGATTCTCGACTTTGGCCTCGCGCGGTTCGATCCCGTGCTCGGCGTGGACGCGCACGGCGCCACCGAAAGCATCACCGCGGACCTTACCGAAGAAGGAACCATCCTCGGCACGGTGGCGTACATGTCGCCCGAACAGGCCGAAGGCAAGAAGCTCGATACCCGTTCCGACGTCTTCAGCTTCGGCTCCGTCCTCTACGAACTTCTCACCGGGAAGCAGGCATTCGCGGGCAGCACGAAGGTTTCGTCGCTCTCCGCGGTTCTGCTCAAGGAGCCGGCGCCGGTGACCGCGGGGATGCCGAATCTCCCTCCGGAACTCGAGCGTCTGCTGGCGCGCTGCCTGCGCAAGGATCCCGCCCGCCGATGGCAAAGCATGGCCGACGTCCGTGTGGCGCTGGAAGAGGTCCTCGAGGATGTCCAATCGGGGGCGGCAGCGGCGGCGCGGGCTTCCACCGGAGTCTCCAAGGCGTGGAAATGGGCTCTGCCGGCGGTTCTGGCGGCGGGCGCGCTGCTTGGCGCCCTGGGCGCGTGGCGTCTCGCGCCGCAGTCGACACTCACCTACCAGCGGCTCACGTTCCAGCGCGGCGCCGTCTACACGGCGCGATTCGCGCCCGGCGCCGCCGTGGTCTACTCGGCGGGTTGGGATGGCGGCCCGCCCATGCTCTATTCGGTGCAGCCGGGCAGCCGGGACTCGCGCCAGTTCGATCTTCCTCCGGCGAAGGTCTACTCGATATCGTCGAAGGGAGAGATGGCGCTGCTGCTCGGCACCGATCTTGCCGGCGCGCCTTCCACGCTTGCCCGCGCACCGTACTCGGGCGGCGTGCCGCGCGAGGTGCTCGAAAACGTGGTGGCGGCGGCGTGGGGACCGGACGGAGAGGCGTTGGCAGTCGCCCGCCGTTACGAGGGTAAGTTCCGCGTCGAGTACCCGGTGGGCAGCGTGATTCTGGAGCGCCAGCAGACGCTCGGCGCGCCGTACGTCCAACCGTCGCCCGACGGGTCGAAGCTCGCGCTGACCGATTACAGCGCCGAAGTGGGCGACTTTTCGGTGCTCCTCGCCGAGGGCGGAACGCCGGAGGGCGTGCGAACGTTATCCACGGGATGGCGCGCGGTGGGCGGGATGGCATGGTCGCCGGCCGGAGACGAGGTTTGGTTCTCGGCGATGCGGCTGGGCGAGGAGCCGGCGATTTGGGCAGTGACGCTCAGCGGCCAGGAGCGCCTGATCGGCCAGGTTTCCGGATGGCCGCTCCTGCACGACGTGAACGCCGGGGGCGACGCGCTCGTCTCCGTCGTCAACTCGCGCGTCGGAATCCTTACGAACATCCCCGGCCCTGCCGGCGGAGCGTCCGGCGAGATGGGCTGGCAGGACGCCTCCTTCATCTACGATCTTTCGGCGGACGCCGGCACGGCGCTGTTCGTCGAACTGTCCTACGGCGAAGGCCGCAACTCCGCGATCTATCTGCGCAAGACGGACCGCTCGCCGGCTGTGCGGCTCGGGTTCGGCAACCGGCCGGCGCTTTCGCCAGACGGCAAGCAGGTTGCTTGCATCCGTTGGGAGGGGAAGTCCAGCCGGTTGCTGCTGCTGCCGACCGGCGCGGGCGAACCGACGTTGTTCGACGCCGAGGGAATCCACCACCAGGCCGTCGAGTGGTTTCCCGACGGCAAGCGGATTCTCTATAGCGGCGACATGCCGGGAACGCCGATCCGTTCGTGGATGCGGGATGTGTCCGGCGGGGCGCCCGTGCCGGTCGGCGAGGCCGGCGAGCGCGCGATGCGGATCACGCCCGATGGCCGGAGCCTGCTTGTGCTGCGCGACGGGAAGTATTCGATTCGCGCGGTGGAGGGCGGTCCGGCGCGGGCGGTGGCGGGGCTCGAGCCAGGGGAGACGCCGATGCGGTGGACACCGGACGGCCGCGCCCTCATTGTGCGCGCGGGCGGCGGTACGTCGGTCGAGTT
- a CDS encoding DUF5612 domain-containing protein encodes MAATTERLEKTGILVHATSGRGVLHELSGVILRHSGDITSVAIVTAEGPVSTIYFELTVPGEAAALVADLRALAIVRDVTVVQSLMRIFGKRIIIVGGGAQVGQVAIGAISEADRHNIRGEHISVDTIPLVGEQPLAEAVRAVARLPRARALVLAGSLMGGEIEEAVREVRGMGLLVISLNMAGSVPEAADLVVTDPVQAGVMAVMAVAETAKFNVARLKRRVF; translated from the coding sequence TTGGCCGCGACGACTGAGCGGCTGGAAAAGACCGGGATTCTGGTTCACGCGACGAGCGGCCGCGGCGTGCTGCATGAGCTCTCGGGCGTGATTCTACGGCACTCGGGCGATATCACGTCGGTGGCGATCGTGACGGCCGAGGGTCCGGTGAGCACGATCTACTTCGAACTGACGGTTCCGGGCGAGGCGGCCGCTCTGGTGGCCGATCTGCGAGCGCTCGCGATCGTGCGCGACGTGACGGTGGTGCAGAGCCTGATGCGGATCTTCGGGAAGCGGATCATCATCGTGGGCGGCGGGGCGCAGGTGGGGCAGGTGGCGATCGGCGCGATTTCAGAGGCGGACCGGCACAACATCCGCGGCGAGCATATTTCAGTGGACACGATTCCGCTGGTGGGCGAGCAGCCGCTGGCGGAGGCAGTGCGTGCTGTGGCGCGGCTGCCGCGTGCGCGTGCGCTGGTGCTGGCGGGGTCGCTGATGGGGGGCGAGATCGAGGAGGCGGTGCGGGAGGTTCGGGGAATGGGGCTGCTGGTGATCAGTTTGAACATGGCGGGGTCGGTGCCGGAGGCGGCTGATTTGGTGGTGACCGACCCGGTGCAGGCGGGGGTGATGGCGGTGATGGCGGTGGCGGAGACGGCGAAGTTCAACGTGGCGCGGCTGAAGCGGCGGGTGTTCTGA
- a CDS encoding HAD hydrolase family protein, whose protein sequence is MEQVYDRAKKIKLLMMDVDGVLSDGRIYFIPGPNGEWTETKSFDTQDGLALQWLKAKGIRTGVITGRNSPVVQLRAESVNMQYCYQGHLGKIPIIEEILKDYAPEEIAYIGDDFTDVVVFRRVGWGIATGNARSEVKQSAHYVTSAAGGHGAVREVTEILLKTQGYWDEILEQYEIGRDD, encoded by the coding sequence ATGGAACAGGTCTATGATCGCGCGAAGAAGATCAAGCTTCTCATGATGGACGTGGATGGAGTGCTCAGCGATGGGCGGATCTACTTCATTCCGGGTCCGAACGGGGAGTGGACGGAGACGAAGTCGTTCGACACCCAGGACGGGCTGGCGCTCCAGTGGCTGAAGGCGAAGGGGATCCGCACGGGCGTGATCACGGGGCGCAACTCGCCTGTGGTGCAACTGCGGGCCGAGAGCGTGAACATGCAGTATTGCTACCAGGGTCACCTCGGGAAGATTCCGATCATTGAGGAGATTCTCAAGGACTACGCGCCGGAGGAGATCGCCTATATCGGGGACGACTTCACGGACGTGGTGGTGTTCCGGCGTGTGGGCTGGGGGATCGCGACGGGGAACGCGCGGAGCGAGGTGAAGCAATCGGCGCACTACGTGACGTCGGCCGCGGGCGGGCACGGGGCGGTGCGCGAGGTGACCGAGATCCTGCTGAAGACGCAGGGCTACTGGGACGAGATTCTGGAGCAGTACGAAATTGGCCGCGACGACTGA
- the tilS gene encoding tRNA lysidine(34) synthetase TilS — MLERVAETISRYSMFPLGARVGVGLSGGPDSTALLRALIALAPRWNLHLTVLHINHGLRGAESDADEQFVRATAAEFGLPCVATRGEPPSSNIEEHARHARYAFFAKAAREHALDRVATGHTLDDQAETVLFRLLRGAGATGLSGIHPLTAEGVARPLIDVRRAEVLAWLREIGQPWREDSSNTDRAFRRNRIRLDLLPALRSWNPRIDEALAHSATLAAEDDAHLAALAVEAFGQISSPWRGGVVLNTAAVQAQPGAIAGRVLRLAIAAVRGDLRRIEWKHLRRLEEMLAGQGRQSAALPGLRAVHSLGRLLLIRPAGLHFEYRYEGPEAAGWHELPGRRLHVGNRADTRLESGYNKGGARTDRVRVYGAWELRNWRPGDRYQPAGSTEPVKLRDLFQLARIPSWERPSWPIISDEGTVVWAGRFGPAADASPSRNGNGWLEVTEVFDDTQVFDEKFAVSEPGAGVGASI; from the coding sequence GTGCTCGAACGCGTGGCGGAAACCATCTCTCGTTATAGCATGTTCCCCCTCGGCGCCCGCGTCGGCGTGGGCCTCTCCGGCGGACCCGACTCAACCGCCCTCCTCCGCGCCTTGATCGCCCTCGCTCCCCGCTGGAATCTGCACCTCACCGTTCTCCATATCAACCACGGACTGCGCGGCGCCGAATCCGACGCCGACGAGCAATTCGTCCGCGCCACCGCCGCCGAGTTCGGCCTCCCCTGCGTCGCCACGCGCGGCGAGCCCCCTTCCTCCAACATCGAGGAGCACGCCCGCCACGCCCGCTACGCCTTCTTCGCGAAAGCCGCCCGCGAGCACGCGCTCGACCGCGTCGCCACCGGCCACACGCTTGACGATCAGGCCGAAACCGTCCTCTTCCGCCTCCTCCGCGGCGCCGGCGCCACTGGACTCTCCGGCATCCACCCGCTCACCGCCGAGGGCGTCGCCCGCCCGCTCATTGATGTCCGCCGCGCCGAAGTCCTCGCCTGGCTTCGCGAAATCGGCCAACCCTGGCGCGAAGACTCTAGCAATACGGACCGCGCCTTCCGCCGCAACCGCATCCGCCTCGATCTCCTCCCCGCCCTTCGTTCGTGGAACCCCCGCATCGACGAAGCACTCGCCCACTCGGCCACGCTCGCCGCCGAGGACGACGCGCACCTCGCCGCCCTCGCCGTCGAAGCGTTCGGCCAGATCTCCTCACCCTGGCGCGGGGGCGTGGTTCTCAACACCGCCGCGGTTCAGGCCCAACCGGGCGCCATCGCCGGCCGCGTCCTCCGGCTCGCCATTGCCGCCGTCCGTGGCGATCTCCGCCGGATTGAGTGGAAACACCTGCGCCGCTTGGAAGAAATGCTCGCCGGCCAAGGCCGTCAGTCGGCCGCTTTGCCTGGCCTGCGCGCCGTCCATTCCCTTGGCCGACTCCTGCTGATCCGCCCCGCCGGTCTCCATTTCGAGTACCGGTACGAAGGGCCCGAAGCCGCCGGCTGGCACGAACTCCCCGGCCGCCGTCTCCACGTCGGCAACCGCGCCGACACCCGCTTGGAATCTGGTTATAATAAGGGCGGCGCTCGAACCGATCGGGTCCGGGTGTATGGTGCGTGGGAGTTGCGCAACTGGAGGCCGGGGGACCGGTACCAGCCAGCGGGTTCCACGGAGCCGGTGAAGTTGAGAGACTTGTTTCAGTTGGCTCGGATTCCCTCATGGGAAAGGCCGTCGTGGCCGATCATTAGCGATGAGGGCACGGTGGTTTGGGCCGGCCGGTTTGGGCCGGCCGCCGATGCCAGCCCGAGCCGGAACGGCAACGGCTGGCTTGAGGTGACCGAGGTGTTCGACGACACTCAGGTTTTCGACGAGAAATTTGCGGTTTCGGAACCCGGAGCCGGGGTGGGAGCGTCCATATAG